The following proteins come from a genomic window of Acinonyx jubatus isolate Ajub_Pintada_27869175 chromosome C1, VMU_Ajub_asm_v1.0, whole genome shotgun sequence:
- the LOC128312524 gene encoding translation initiation factor IF-2-like: MRWKVGRDTGRWCQLVTPAITAPPQRRVGTGRGRQKRGRRPGVPALPVAEPSLGRGWCWAAEGEGGTLSPSHALSTRSEVQLPAGEARAGPSPHPHERGGHTAAQGGNPQPEPLLRTEREITETLGRVPEAHEASVRRGEGQCPDRGSGMEKPSSARGRQCPQRLGSRGPARLPQPGTPAPACLPRHCRPASVTSESVLIDPLPPSERCRGGRGCASLPSVWPWPSHGASSTRYLFEEERREAGESNQGKEKGKEKQANGRQTSWTPSQARGVCPPLCPGAHRGPRTVASAPQTAASGMS, encoded by the coding sequence ATGCGGTGGAAGGTTGGAAGGGATACGGGGCGATGGTGCCAGCTGGTAACCCCAGCCATCACCGCTCCTCCCCAGCGCAGGGTGGGCACAGGAAGGGGCCGCCAGAAGCGGGGGAGGCGTCCCGGTGTCCCGGCCCTGCCGGTGGCTGAGCCAAGTCTGGGCAGAGGCTGGTGCTGGGCTGCAGAAGGTGAGGGCGGCACCCTGTCACCATCCCACGCCCTCAGCACCAGATCTGAAGTTCAGCTCCCTGCCGGTGAAGCAAGAGCCGGGCCCAGCCCGCACCCCCACGAGCGCGGCGGACACACAGCGGCACAAGGAGGTAACCCACAGCCTGAGCCCCTGCTGAGGACAGAACGGGAAATAACGGAAACGCTGGGGCGGGTTCCCGAGGCCCACGAAGCCTCCGTGCGGCGGGGAGAGGGTCAGTGTCCTGACAGGGGCTCCGGAATGGAGAAACCCAGCTCCGCTCGAGGACGGCAATGCCCTCAGAGGCTGGGTTCACGGGGCCCTGCCCGACTGCCCCAGCCCGGCACCCccgctcctgcctgcctcccacgGCACTGTCGGCCTGCATCAGTCACTTCGGAGTCTGTCCTAATAGACCCTCTCCCCCCCAGCGAGAGGTGTCGGGGGGGCAGAGGCTGTGCCTCATTGCCCTCCGTATGGCCATGGCCCTCACACGGAGCCTCCAGCACCAGATACCTGtttgaagaggaaaggagggaagctGGAGAGAGTAaccaagggaaggagaaaggaaaagagaaacaggcaAACGGGAGACAGACCTCCTGGACCCCCAGCCAGGCCCGAGGGGTCTGCCCTCCGCTCTGCCCAGGGGCACACCGTGGGCCGAGGACAGTGGCCTCGGCCCCGCAGACAGCAGCCAGCGGGATGAGCTAG